TAGCGGAGCTGGACGATGGAGTCGACCTGCCGTTTGGCCTCGACGTAGACCTGTTCGGCCTTTTCCCGGTTCTGCTTGGCGACGCTCTCGGCCTTCTGCGCCTTCTTGAGGGACTCGCGCTTGGCCGCGTAGGTCTCGATCAGCTTGTCGACCTTCTTGCCGAGCTTGGCCAGGTCGGCGCGGAGCTTGGCCTCGGTGGGCTTGGGTTCCGCGATTCCCGCCGTGGGGGCACCGATGGTGAACGCGGCGATCGAGCTCAGGCAGAGGACCAGAGCCGCATGCCGACGGAACGTGGGGGACGGGGCCGCCACGAACTCTCCTCTCCTTCCGCCTACCGGGTTAGCTGACGGGTTCGGGCTGGAGGAAGCCCTTCCACCGAAGTGGTTTCACCCCAGGTGCGGTGGTTCCCCGGCTCCCGGGCAAGGTGCCCGAGATTAGGCAAATCAGCGTTTAAAGCTGATGTGGGAAGGATAGTAGTGGTAAACAGCAGGTCATGCGACCTCAAGACGAGACCAAGCGGTAATCAGTTCGTGATAACAGAGCGCAGGAGATGTGCTGTGCCCTCGGGCGACACGTCGTTCACGAAGGCGCCCATCGCCGACTCCGACCCGGCGAGGTATTTCAGCCTGTCCGGCGCGCGGCGGATGCTGAACAGCTCCATGTGCGCGTACGACAGATCGCGGCCGACGGAGACCGGTGCCTGGTGCCAGGCGGCGATGTACGGCATGGGCACGCCGAACAGCCCGTCGAGGCGGCGGAGCACGTCGGTGTAGAGGGGGCCGAACGCCGCGCGCTCCTCGGCGTCCAGCGCGACCAGGTCGGGGACCCCGCGGTGCGGGTAGAGGTGGACCTCCACGGGCCAGCGCGCCGCGGCCGGGACGAAGGCCGTCCAGTGCTCGTTCGAGCCCACCACCCGGATCCCGGCCGCCCGCTCCGCGGCCAGGACGTCGGCGAACAGGTTGCCGCCGGTCCGCTCCCGGTGCCGCTCGGCCGCCCCGAGGGTGAGCCTGGTGCGCGGGGTCACGTAGGGGTACGCGTAGATCTGGCCGTGCGGGTGGGCCAGGGTGATGCCGATCTCCGCCCCCCGGTTCTCGAAGCAGAACACCTGCTCCACGCCGGGCGTCGCCGACAGCTCCGCCGTACGGTCGACCCAGGCCTCCATCACCAGCTCGACCTGCTCGGGGGAGAGCCGGGAGAACGAGGAGTCGTGCTCGGAGGTGAAGCAGACCACCTCGCACCTGCCGACCCCCGGGCGGACCTCGCTCAGCCCCCCGATCTCCCGGTGGTCGCCCGGCTGGGCGGAGAACGACGGGAACCGGTTCTCGAAGACCACCACGTCATAGCCCGAGGAGGGCACCTCGGTGAGGTTGCCGGGGGTGGAGGGGCAGAGCGGGCACTCGCGGGCCGGGGGCAGGAAGGTGCGGCCCTGGCGGTGCCCGGCCACCGCGATCCACTCCTCGGTGAGCGGGTCGTAGCGCAGCTCGGAGGCGGCGGGCCGGGGCGGCAGATCGCGCCGGTCGGCCGCTCCGCGGTCGGCGTCGTCGCGCCGGTCGAAGTAGAAGAGCTCCCGGCCGTCGGCCAGGTGGGTGATCGTACGCTTCATCGGCCGGCGATCTCGCTCTCCCGCTGGGGTTCCGTGATGATCAGCTCGCCCACCGAGGCGGCGAGCTCCTCCCGGGCCTCCTCGGTCAGGCCGGAGTCGGTGACCACGATGTGAGCCTCGGCCAGTTCCGCGATCGTGCTGATGCCGACCGTGCCCCACTTGGTGTGGTCGGCGGGCACCACCAGGCGGTGCGCGGAGGCGACCAGTTCGCGGTTGGTCTCGGCCTCGAGCAGGTTGGGGGTGGTGAACCCGGCGCGGGCGCTCATCCCGTGCACGCCGAGGAAGAGGGTGTCGACGTGAAGGCCGCGGATCGCCGAGACCGCGACCGGGCCGACCAGGGCGTCGGAGGGGGTGCGGACCCCGCCGGTCAGCACGACCGTGCGATCGGCCCTGGGGGAGCGGTGGAAGACGTCGGCGACCCGGATCGAGTTGGTGATCACGGTCAGCTCGGGCACGTCGACCAGGTGGTGGGCGAGCGTCCAGGTCGTGGTCCCCGCGGAGAGCGCGATGGCCGTGGCGGGCCGGACGAGCCGGGCGGCGTGCTGGGCGATCGTCTCCTTCTCCGCCTGCCGGCGCGCCGACTTGGCGGCGAAGCCCGGTTCCTCGGTCGCGCCGGGCCCGGCGGCGGTGGCGCCGCCGTGGACCTTCTCCACCAGGCCGCGCTCGGAGAGCACCTCGAGGTCGCGCCGGATCGTCATGTCGGACACGCCGAGCTCCCGGACGAGATCGGCGACCCTGACCCCGCCGCTACCGCGCACCCTCTCCAGGATCGCCTGTTGCCGCTGCTGGGCGAGCATTGCCCCACTCCCCTTAATCCACCAGATTCCACCAAATTACCACGGCAAGGATGGCGGAAGACTGTTGGATCGTGGTGACTAACCGCTCACAGCCGATCAAGTTCCGCCGTGATGTTGGCTCTCGCCGTCCCCTCCAGGTCGGCGACATGGAAGATCACCGGAAGGTCGAGCAGCGAGCGCAGCACGGCGGCCCTCCCGGCCCTGAACGCGTCGTCGGGGACGAAGCCGTACTCCTCGCGCACGGCCGCCGCGTAGGCGGCGTAGACCTCGGGGGACGCGCCCAGGATCGCCAGGTCCGCGTCGGACAGCACGGCCCCGTCCGCGTCGCCGGGCGCGGGGTCGTGCGTGACGGTCAGCCTGACCAGCCGGGCGACCGTCGCCACGGCCTCCGCGGGCAACCCCAGCTCCGGCAGCGCGCGCTCGGCCAGCCCCGCGCTCCGCTCCTCGTTGTCGCCGCGCCGCGGGTCGTAGACGGCGTCGTGGAACCAGGCCGCCAGCCGTACGAGGTCCGGACGCCCGGCGTGATCGGCCAGGGCGTCGATGTGGGTGAGCACGGCCTCCAGGTGGGCGGTCGTGTGATACCTGCGGTGCGGTTCGTCGTACCGGGTGATCAGTTCGCGGCCGAGGGGGTCGGCCCCGGGGCCGGCCAGGGATCGCCAGCGGGCCATCAGCTTCTCGCTCATGTGACGGAGCCTAGAACCCGGCCGGCGCCGCGCCGGAGGGGGCGGGAGGGAAAACGATCACGCGTCCCCCTGCCGGGGCGCAGAATCGATCACACGCCCGTCGCCGGACAGGGAGTCGACCGTGCGTCCGCCCGCCGGGGCGCGGAACGTCAAGGCCGGGGCAGTGTCGGGGCAGTGCCGGGGAAACGCCGGGGAAACACGCTCCGCCGGAGCCGGACGGATCGTCGTCCGGGCCTTGTGCGACGGGCGTTCCGGGAGGAATGTGAAGGTCTGGGCGGGTGAGATCGAGTCCCGTACGGACCCGGAGGAACCCTGAAGAACCTCGGCGAAGGGGTGGTCGGCATGGGCAGGCGAGCACGCAAGGCCAGGGCCCGCAAGAAGCGCAGGGCCAACCACGGACGGCGGCCCGCGGCCGGCTAGCGGCCCGGTCTCCCCGCGGAGGCCGCGTGCGGGCGCCCGGAGAGCGGACGGTCAGGCGCGGCGGCCCCAGGAGGCCAGCAGCCGGGTCTGCGCGTCGGTGTCGGGGGGCGTCTCCCGGTACCCCCCGGCGGTCGCGGCCTGCCGGTAGCCGGGCTCCGCGTCGCTGAACCAGTCGGCGCAGGCCTCGACCAGCTCGGGATCGAGCCGCTCGTCGGCGCCGATGGCACGGGCCAGGTCCCAGGTGTGGATGAGCGCGTCGGCGAACAGCTCGGTGACGTACTCCCGGCCGGGCACGTCGCCGAACGGCAGGTGGACGAGGCGGCCGAGGGCATCGAGGGCATGGACACCCGTCGCCGCCTGGATGGCGGGCACGGCCGAGGTGTCGAACGCCTTGATGGGGTCGTCGCCCAGCAGGTCCCCCTCGAAGGCGTCGCCGACGTCCGCGGAGGTCCCACCGGCCAGCAGCACGGGAGCCCACAGGTTCTCGCCGACCACGTGGTTGACGAGGGCGCGCACGTCCCAGTCGACGCACGGCGTCGGGTTCTCCCACTGCTCGGGGCCGATCCGGTGGACAAGAGCGCCGAAGTCGTCCAGTGCACGGTGGTAAGCCTCGGGTATGTCGATGGTCATCATGCCCCTCCCGATGCCCTCCCGGGTTTCCTCCCGGCTCTCATCTTGACCGTAACCCCTCGACAGCCAGTAGTCATCGCGTCAACGGACATGACCGGCATGCCGGAGGTGCCCCAGGAAATCCGTGCGGGGTACACCCGACCGTGGGGCTTCATCCCGCGGTCATCTCGACGTCAGGGGGAAGTCACGATATTTCGCGAAAATTCGCCTCATGCGCACCACGACTTTCACCCGGGCGGCCGCCGCGGCGGTCACCGGCCTGCTCCTTCTCCCCGTCTCCGTGGCCCCGGCCGCCGCCGAATCCGGCAACGGGGGCCTCAAGCTGACCTTCCTCGGCCGCTACACCACCGGTACCGTCGCCGCCGGCGCCTCGGAGATCACCGCGTACGACGCCTCGACCCGCCGGGTCTTCGTGGTGAACGCGCAGGCCGGCACCGTCGACGTGCTCGACATCCGCGACCCGCGCAAGCCGCGCAAGGTCGCCACCCTGGCCACCCCCGGCGCCAACAGCGTCGCGGTGCGCCGCGGCCTGGTCGCCGTGGCCCAGCAGGCCGCGGTCAAGACCGACCGGGGCACCGTCGCCTTCTTCGACGCCCGGAGCGGGAAGAAGCTCAGGCAGGTGACCGTGGGCGCGCTGCCCGACATGGTGACCTTCACCCCGGACGGGAAGCGGGTGGTCGTGGCCAACGAGGGCGAGCCGTCCTCCTACTGCGAGGGCGAGGTGGCCGACCCCGAGGGTTCGGTGAGCGTCGTCGACCTGAACCGCTGGACGGTGCGGACCGCGGGGTTCGCCAGGTTCGACGCCGAGCGGCTGCGGGCCAGGGGAGTGCGGATCACCGGCCCCGGGGCCACCGCCGCCCGGGACCTGGAGCCGGAGTACGTCACCGTCGAGGGCGACACCGCCTACGTGACCCTCCAGGAGAACAACGCGCTCGCGATCGTCGACCTGGACCGGGCCGCGGTCCGCGACGTCGTCCCGCTGGGGCTGAAGGACTGGTCGAAGACCGGGTTCGACGCCTCGGACAAGGACGGGAAGATCGACATCAGGCCCCGGCCGGTGAAGGGCATGTACCAGCCCGACGCGATCGCGCACTTCCGCGACCACGGGCGGACCTACCTGGTCACCGCCAACGAGGGCGACGGGCGCGAGTGGGGCTGCCACGCCGACGAGGTCAGGGTCAAGTCGGCGAACATCGCGCTGCCCGACGCCGAGAACCTCAAGAAGGACACCGAGCTCGGCCGGCTGAACGTGGCCGCCGACTCTCCGAAGGACGCGAGTGGCGCCTACACCGAGCTGCACGCGTTCGGCGCCCGCTCGATCTCGATCAGGTCCACCTCGGGAGCGCTCGTCTGGGACTCCGGAGACCAGCTGGAGCGGCTCGTCGCCAAGGAACTGCCCGACGCCTTCAACGCCGACAACGAGGAGGACGACTCCTTCGACAGCCGTAGCGACAACAAGGGCCCCGAGCCCGAGGGGGTCACGGTCGGCGAGGTGCGCGGCCGGACCTACGCCTTCGCCGGGCTGGAGCGGGTCGGCGGGATCGTCGCCTACGACCTCGCGAACCCGCGGGCGCCGCGCCTGGCCGGATACGTCAACACCCGTGACTTCACCGGCTCGATCGAGGACGGCACGGCCGGGGACGTCGGTCCCGAGGGCGTGCTGTTCGTCCCCGCGGGGGACAGCCCCACCCACCGCCCGCTCCTGGTGGTCGGCAACGAGGTCAGCGGCACCACCGCCGTCTACGAGATCCGCTGAGGACTCGCCGGACCCCGCTCCGGCACCGTGAGGCCCCACGCCGCGATCCTCGCGGCGTGGGGCCTCGTCATGTCGTCGTCACGGGCTCCGGCGGCGCGGGAGGCGGCACCGGAGCCCGTACGGGTGACCGGGTGGGGCCGCGAGGCTAGGGCAGCCTCTGCTCGACCCAGACGATCTTGCCCTTCGGGGTGAGGCGGGATCCCCAGCGGTGGGCGAGCCAGTTGATGAGGTGCAGGCCGCGGCCGGTGTCGCTGGTGCTGGACGCCTCCCGCATGACCGGCTCGGAGGCGGAGCTGTCGGACACCTCGCAGACCAGCGTGGGCCCGCGCAGCAGCCGCAGCTCGACCTCGCCCTGACCGTGTTCGACCGCGTTGGCGACCAGCTCGCTGACCATGAGCTCGGTGTTGTCGCAGAGCGAGGCCAGCTCCCAGTCGTCGAGCGTGGCCCGGACGAAACGGCGGGCCTGGGAGGCCGAACGGCGGTCGGAGGGCAGCGACGTCTCGACGAACTCGTTCTCCGTCAGCTCGGACACCCTGGCCAGCAGCAGGGCGATGTCGTCACGCTCGTGCCCCGGCCGCTGGGCCCTGATCGTGAGGTCGCAGACCTCCTCCAGATCGTGGTCGGGGCCGGCCAGCAGGCCGCGCAGTGCGTTGATGCCCTCCTCGATGTCCCGGTTGCGGCTCTCCACCAGGCCGTCGGTGTAGAAGGCGAGCACGGTCCCGCCGGGAAGGGTGAACTCCCGCATCTCGGCCGGCTCGTTGCCGATGCCCAAAGGGAGCCCCGGCGGCAGCTCCAGCAGCTCGGTCTCGCCGTTGGGCCGCACCAGGATCGGCGGCACGTGCCCCGCGCAGGCCATCTCGCACCGCCGCGTGACGGGGTCGTAGGTGGCGTACACACAGGTGGCGATCTGACTGGCGTCCAGGTCCTGGCTCATCAGGTTGAGCCGGAACAGCACGTCGGCCGGGCTCAGGTCCAGGCTGGCCAGCGTGCGCGCGGCCGTGCGGAGCTGGCCCATGGTGGCGGCCGCCCTGATGCCGTGCCCCATCACGTCGCCGACGACGAGGGCGACCCGGCAGCCGGGCAGCGGGATCACGTCGTACCAGTCGCCGCCCACCCCGACCAGGTCGCTGGCCGGCAGGTAGCGGGAGGCGATCGTCAGCCCCAGCGGCTGGGAGAGGTCGACGGGCAGCAGGCTGCTCTGCAGGGTCAGCGCGGTGCGGCGCTCGCGGTTGTAGAGCCGCGCGTTGTCGAGGCAGACCCCGGTCCTGGCCGCGAGCTCCTCGGCCAGGTTGACGTCCTGCTCGTCGAAGGGCTGGCTGGTCGGCCTGCGGGTGAAGATGACGAAGCCCAGCACCCGGCCGCGCGCCTTCAGCGGCACCACCAGGAAGGAGCTGTCCTCCAGCACCTTCGACACCGAGTCGCGCTTCCAGAACCGCCCGATCTCCTCGGCGGTCCTGCGCCCCAGCCGGGGGTAGAGGATCGGGTTGCCGGTGGCCATGCACCGGGCGTAGGGGGTCCAGGCCTCGTAGACGGCCACCTCGTCCACGGGGAACGCCTTGGCGTACTCGCCGGGGGAGGGGTCGGCCACGCCGACCGCGATCCGCCGCACCAGCGCCGAGCCGTCGGTGGTCTCCTGGGGGAACTCCCCCTCGGTCACCAGCCGGTCCTGTACGAGGATGCCCGCCGCGTCCGCGAAGCGCGGCACGGCGACGTCCATCAGCTCCCTGCCGGTCTCGAACATGTCCAGCGTGCTGCCGATGCGCTTGCTGGCGGCGTTGAGCAGGGACAGCTGCTCGTGCATGGATGCGGGACTGCCCATCCTGAACCCTGGCGTCGCTGGATCCTTGGTGACAAAACGGGACTTCACTCGCTCCACCGGGGTGCGGGAACCGGCGTCCACCAGGTTTCCAGTTCGAGGTCTTCTGCGATGGCGTTGGCGCCGTTGTATCCGGGGGCCGCGGAGACCGAGCCGCCCGGGTGGCTGCTGGCGCCGCAGAGGTAGAGGCCGTCGACGGGGGTACGGTACTGGCCCATCTCGGGGACCGGCCGGTTGCCGCCCAGCTGGGACGGCTCGTAGGCCCCCACGTGGTGGCTGCCGCGCACCATGTTGACGCAGTGCCGCTCGATGTCGAGCGGTGAGAAGACCCGTTTGCCCAGGACGGCGCCTCCCGCGAGGTTGGGGGCGTACTCGGCCCACTCGGCGAGCAGCCGCTCCCCGACCTCCTCGCGCCGCAGGTCCCAGTTGGCCGGGTCGCCGCCGAGGTCGTACGGGGCCCACGGCCACCAGAACGCCACGTGCTTGCCGTCCGGCGCGTACGAGGGGTCGAACAGCGAGGGGCACGCGCCGTTGCCGGCCAGCCGGTCGGGCAGCTGTCCCCGGTGGATCTGGTCGAAGGTGCGGCCGAGCTGCTCGCTGTCGTCGGCGCCGAGCACCACGAGGAAGGCCCGGTCCACGTCGGGCTCGAACTCGGCGGCCCGGTAGCGCGGCGCCTCGTCGAGCGCCAGGTGGAGGGTGACGAGACTGTGCCCGGCCCACTTGTAGTCCTCGACCTTGGCCGCGATCTC
This region of Streptosporangium sp. NBC_01495 genomic DNA includes:
- the galT gene encoding galactose-1-phosphate uridylyltransferase — encoded protein: MKRTITHLADGRELFYFDRRDDADRGAADRRDLPPRPAASELRYDPLTEEWIAVAGHRQGRTFLPPARECPLCPSTPGNLTEVPSSGYDVVVFENRFPSFSAQPGDHREIGGLSEVRPGVGRCEVVCFTSEHDSSFSRLSPEQVELVMEAWVDRTAELSATPGVEQVFCFENRGAEIGITLAHPHGQIYAYPYVTPRTRLTLGAAERHRERTGGNLFADVLAAERAAGIRVVGSNEHWTAFVPAAARWPVEVHLYPHRGVPDLVALDAEERAAFGPLYTDVLRRLDGLFGVPMPYIAAWHQAPVSVGRDLSYAHMELFSIRRAPDRLKYLAGSESAMGAFVNDVSPEGTAHLLRSVITN
- a CDS encoding DeoR/GlpR family DNA-binding transcription regulator, coding for MLAQQRQQAILERVRGSGGVRVADLVRELGVSDMTIRRDLEVLSERGLVEKVHGGATAAGPGATEEPGFAAKSARRQAEKETIAQHAARLVRPATAIALSAGTTTWTLAHHLVDVPELTVITNSIRVADVFHRSPRADRTVVLTGGVRTPSDALVGPVAVSAIRGLHVDTLFLGVHGMSARAGFTTPNLLEAETNRELVASAHRLVVPADHTKWGTVGISTIAELAEAHIVVTDSGLTEEAREELAASVGELIITEPQRESEIAGR
- a CDS encoding HD domain-containing protein, with translation MSEKLMARWRSLAGPGADPLGRELITRYDEPHRRYHTTAHLEAVLTHIDALADHAGRPDLVRLAAWFHDAVYDPRRGDNEERSAGLAERALPELGLPAEAVATVARLVRLTVTHDPAPGDADGAVLSDADLAILGASPEVYAAYAAAVREEYGFVPDDAFRAGRAAVLRSLLDLPVIFHVADLEGTARANITAELDRL
- a CDS encoding TIGR03086 family metal-binding protein — protein: MTIDIPEAYHRALDDFGALVHRIGPEQWENPTPCVDWDVRALVNHVVGENLWAPVLLAGGTSADVGDAFEGDLLGDDPIKAFDTSAVPAIQAATGVHALDALGRLVHLPFGDVPGREYVTELFADALIHTWDLARAIGADERLDPELVEACADWFSDAEPGYRQAATAGGYRETPPDTDAQTRLLASWGRRA
- a CDS encoding choice-of-anchor I family protein — its product is MRTTTFTRAAAAAVTGLLLLPVSVAPAAAESGNGGLKLTFLGRYTTGTVAAGASEITAYDASTRRVFVVNAQAGTVDVLDIRDPRKPRKVATLATPGANSVAVRRGLVAVAQQAAVKTDRGTVAFFDARSGKKLRQVTVGALPDMVTFTPDGKRVVVANEGEPSSYCEGEVADPEGSVSVVDLNRWTVRTAGFARFDAERLRARGVRITGPGATAARDLEPEYVTVEGDTAYVTLQENNALAIVDLDRAAVRDVVPLGLKDWSKTGFDASDKDGKIDIRPRPVKGMYQPDAIAHFRDHGRTYLVTANEGDGREWGCHADEVRVKSANIALPDAENLKKDTELGRLNVAADSPKDASGAYTELHAFGARSISIRSTSGALVWDSGDQLERLVAKELPDAFNADNEEDDSFDSRSDNKGPEPEGVTVGEVRGRTYAFAGLERVGGIVAYDLANPRAPRLAGYVNTRDFTGSIEDGTAGDVGPEGVLFVPAGDSPTHRPLLVVGNEVSGTTAVYEIR
- a CDS encoding ATP-binding SpoIIE family protein phosphatase; its protein translation is MGSPASMHEQLSLLNAASKRIGSTLDMFETGRELMDVAVPRFADAAGILVQDRLVTEGEFPQETTDGSALVRRIAVGVADPSPGEYAKAFPVDEVAVYEAWTPYARCMATGNPILYPRLGRRTAEEIGRFWKRDSVSKVLEDSSFLVVPLKARGRVLGFVIFTRRPTSQPFDEQDVNLAEELAARTGVCLDNARLYNRERRTALTLQSSLLPVDLSQPLGLTIASRYLPASDLVGVGGDWYDVIPLPGCRVALVVGDVMGHGIRAAATMGQLRTAARTLASLDLSPADVLFRLNLMSQDLDASQIATCVYATYDPVTRRCEMACAGHVPPILVRPNGETELLELPPGLPLGIGNEPAEMREFTLPGGTVLAFYTDGLVESRNRDIEEGINALRGLLAGPDHDLEEVCDLTIRAQRPGHERDDIALLLARVSELTENEFVETSLPSDRRSASQARRFVRATLDDWELASLCDNTELMVSELVANAVEHGQGEVELRLLRGPTLVCEVSDSSASEPVMREASSTSDTGRGLHLINWLAHRWGSRLTPKGKIVWVEQRLP